One window from the genome of Deltaproteobacteria bacterium encodes:
- a CDS encoding zinc ribbon domain-containing protein, with product MPFYEYQCNGCELVESRVAGVDDQWVHCTSCGGHMIRTTRQDDLFRAYWETSEKGAEKVTGSA from the coding sequence ATGCCTTTTTATGAGTATCAATGCAATGGGTGCGAACTTGTGGAGAGCCGTGTGGCGGGTGTGGATGATCAATGGGTGCATTGCACTTCGTGCGGCGGCCACATGATTCGCACGACGAGACAAGACGACCTTTTCAGAGCCTATTGGGAAACGTCCGAAAAAGGAGCAGAAAAAGTCACCGGTTCCGCATGA
- a CDS encoding SAM-dependent methyltransferase codes for MQNKGDFSNIADPTSPNAGRIYDYLIGGHHNFEIDRMAAKQLLAVAPFMPQTLRLIRWFLGEATRRLVVEGFDKFLDFASGLPVEDHIHELAPAGTKVIYSDIDPVTVQYAQDLLKDDPNVRYVQCDAGNPEKLLTSGVVEELFGKNRKIAIGFNGIAYFLPDDRIQHALRTLYGWAGEGSRLFLCDADADVSETSEKLKPVFELYSRIGQPIHIRSQERLKKMAEPWKVSEPGSLTLDEWIGIGKKVTQRETDEWGGRGFYGVIFYK; via the coding sequence ATGCAAAACAAGGGAGACTTTTCAAACATTGCGGATCCTACGTCCCCCAATGCCGGCCGAATCTACGATTACCTGATCGGCGGACATCACAACTTTGAAATCGACAGAATGGCGGCCAAACAGCTGCTCGCAGTGGCGCCTTTTATGCCGCAAACCCTTCGATTGATTCGATGGTTTCTGGGAGAGGCCACGAGGCGTTTGGTTGTCGAGGGCTTTGACAAGTTCCTTGACTTTGCTTCCGGTCTGCCGGTGGAAGATCATATCCATGAACTGGCGCCGGCGGGGACCAAAGTGATCTATTCCGACATTGACCCGGTCACGGTGCAGTACGCACAAGATCTTCTGAAGGACGACCCTAACGTTCGGTACGTGCAATGCGACGCCGGCAATCCTGAAAAACTTCTGACCTCGGGCGTTGTCGAGGAGCTTTTTGGGAAAAATCGGAAAATCGCCATCGGTTTCAATGGCATCGCATACTTTCTGCCGGATGACAGGATCCAGCACGCTCTCCGCACGCTGTATGGATGGGCCGGAGAAGGGTCCAGACTGTTTCTCTGTGACGCAGACGCGGACGTCTCGGAAACATCGGAGAAGCTTAAGCCCGTCTTCGAGTTGTATTCAAGAATCGGTCAGCCTATTCATATTCGGTCTCAGGAAAGGCTGAAGAAGATGGCGGAACCCTGGAAAGTCTCCGAGCCCGGATCGCTGACGCTGGATGAGTGGATTGGAATTGGGAAGAAAGTCACCCAGAGAGAAACAGACGAATGGGGAGGGCGGGGCTTCTACGGCGTGATTTTCTATAAGTAG
- a CDS encoding response regulator: MNPDVRQSHHSSVIYQKLLEKLTYLATQLGEMFQDFAFENRFNLHPRRISELGWEQANHFLEFVASGNDKEVVSAGSYRMEEGLGQSTLAALGVRLRRFCRATFPVEGSELMDQGLDLVDRYMSSLMEGYNTALEARILEDQEQMRRALSGALESQRRELYIKNHAINTSINGIMLTDIDGRITYVNPAFSDMWGLEDPSVVHGKNCIDLLEIDKSHEIVNALSEKAGAGWRGELRARRANGSYFEVEVSLSIIKDVGRYRIGVMVSFVDITERKRLEADFREAKKTEAIGTLASGIAHDFNNLLTTIQGHTSLMLLSMDRAHPFYERLRSIEKQVESGSRLTTQLLGYARKGRYEVKPVDLNRLVEDLAETFNRTRKELSIHLELDKHLLAIEADAGQIEQVLLNLYINAADAMPGGGNLFIGTKNLSYDQVKGKLSNPKKSNYVMINIADTGSGMTKETMERVFDPFFTTKEMGRGTGLGLAVVYGIVKGHGGYIKVESEVGKGTTFEIYLPASDRVFAQPPRAPEQTIKGNETILCVDDERAVLSIASELLQALGYQVLSANSGREAVEIYGANRDQISLVILDMIMPEMGGGETYDALRNISSKVKVLLSTGYSIEGKATDIMNRGCNGFIQKPFKLTALSKKVREILDESTM, encoded by the coding sequence GTGAACCCCGATGTGCGCCAAAGTCACCATTCGAGCGTGATCTATCAGAAACTGCTGGAAAAGCTGACCTATCTTGCCACTCAGCTTGGCGAGATGTTTCAGGATTTTGCTTTCGAGAATCGCTTCAACCTCCATCCCAGACGCATAAGCGAATTGGGCTGGGAACAAGCGAACCACTTCCTTGAGTTTGTGGCCTCCGGCAACGATAAAGAAGTTGTAAGCGCTGGCAGTTATCGCATGGAAGAAGGCCTGGGGCAGTCAACCCTCGCAGCCCTGGGCGTGCGCCTGAGGCGCTTCTGCAGGGCAACGTTCCCCGTGGAAGGCTCTGAGCTCATGGATCAAGGCCTGGACCTGGTGGACAGGTACATGAGTTCGTTGATGGAAGGCTACAACACCGCCCTCGAAGCCCGGATACTCGAAGACCAGGAACAAATGAGGCGGGCTCTGTCGGGCGCGCTGGAAAGTCAGCGTCGCGAACTTTATATCAAGAACCATGCAATCAATACCTCCATAAACGGAATCATGTTAACGGACATTGACGGACGCATTACTTACGTGAATCCGGCTTTTTCGGACATGTGGGGTCTTGAGGACCCCAGTGTGGTTCACGGAAAAAATTGCATCGACTTACTTGAAATTGACAAATCGCATGAGATCGTCAACGCGCTATCCGAAAAGGCCGGGGCGGGGTGGCGGGGCGAGCTGCGGGCGCGACGGGCCAACGGATCCTATTTTGAAGTCGAAGTCTCACTATCCATCATCAAGGACGTCGGCCGGTATCGAATCGGTGTGATGGTTTCCTTCGTTGATATAACGGAACGAAAACGACTCGAAGCCGATTTCCGAGAGGCTAAGAAGACCGAGGCCATAGGCACCCTGGCCAGCGGCATTGCGCACGACTTCAACAACCTCCTCACAACCATTCAGGGCCACACGTCCCTGATGCTGTTAAGCATGGACCGCGCGCATCCGTTTTATGAGCGGCTGAGAAGTATCGAGAAACAAGTCGAAAGTGGTAGCCGGCTGACGACTCAACTCCTTGGTTATGCCAGAAAGGGCAGGTACGAGGTGAAGCCCGTCGATCTGAACAGACTTGTGGAAGATCTTGCCGAGACATTCAACAGAACTCGAAAGGAACTCTCGATCCATCTCGAACTGGATAAGCATTTGCTCGCCATCGAAGCGGACGCAGGGCAAATCGAACAGGTCTTGCTGAATCTCTATATTAATGCGGCCGACGCCATGCCCGGCGGCGGAAACTTGTTTATCGGAACGAAGAATCTGTCTTACGATCAGGTGAAAGGAAAGCTGAGCAACCCGAAAAAGAGCAACTACGTCATGATCAACATCGCCGACACGGGCTCAGGCATGACCAAAGAAACCATGGAGCGCGTTTTCGATCCCTTTTTCACGACCAAAGAGATGGGCCGTGGCACCGGTTTGGGTCTGGCGGTCGTTTATGGCATTGTAAAAGGACACGGTGGTTACATCAAAGTGGAATCCGAAGTAGGCAAGGGTACGACCTTCGAGATCTATCTTCCCGCGTCGGATCGGGTGTTCGCCCAGCCTCCAAGAGCCCCGGAACAAACGATCAAAGGAAACGAGACCATCCTCTGCGTGGACGACGAAAGGGCGGTGTTGAGCATAGCGAGCGAACTCCTTCAGGCTCTTGGGTACCAGGTTCTGTCGGCGAACAGCGGCAGAGAGGCCGTCGAAATCTATGGTGCAAATAGAGATCAAATCTCGCTGGTCATTCTGGATATGATTATGCCGGAAATGGGCGGCGGTGAAACCTACGATGCTCTCAGGAACATCAGCTCAAAGGTAAAGGTGCTGCTTTCGACGGGCTACAGCATCGAGGGGAAAGCCACGGACATTATGAATCGGGGCTGTAACGGCTTTATTCAAAAGCCCTTCAAGCTGACTGCGCTCTCCAAGAA